Part of the Merismopedia glauca CCAP 1448/3 genome is shown below.
GCCGCTCCAATTTTCAAATAAGCTGAATCCCTAGTAAACCCGAACGTATCTTGACAATACGCTTCAAAAGTCTTATGGGTAGACCGATACAATCGGAGGTCGCGCAATTCTCTTAAAGCGCTCCCTGCCTCATAAAAAGCCCTTTCTACCTTCCTTTCTAGCCTTTGGCGCTCTTGTGCCTCATCATCGCTAAGTTCGGATAGTATCTCAACTTGACTCAACTCAAGGCTAGAGCTTGAAGCAATGACTTCACTAATTGGCAGCAGATACTCAAAATTAGTGCAAATCAAAACTCTAGAGTCGGTTTCCACCATCGGTTTTGGCGAACCCTGTCCCCAAGCAAATCCCACCACAGTCACGACAAGATCGTTGAGTAGAGCCTGACTTCCTCTCCGGTAACCGCAATCCCAATTGGGTTCTAGCACCTGTAAATCACTAGGCTGTTCCAGAGTGGGACAGGTAGATTCACCCCCATCCATCCACTCCACCCAAATTTGAGTTTCTTCAGCAGGTGTTATTTCCAGAGCGTCAACCACACCAACTTGTGTACCATTGGTCACCCAGTCTGATACTTGGAACGGGTCAGATTCTGACTCGCTTCCAAGACTTAGGGGCAAAATCTCGGCTGATGGAGGAATTTGGCTCTCTTGAGCTATAGCTGCCAGCAATTGCTCTACTGCTTCAACTTCTTCACCGGATGATATTGGTTTGAGGCATTCGGTTCTCCAACTGTGGCTCACCAATTCACCCGTGGTGGGATCTATGGCTCGAATTACTGTCCTATGGCTACGATTAGTGCCGTGCAGTTCGCTCTCTCCGGTGGCTACAGCTACTTTGAGCCACCATTCCATCGCCTGCCCGATTTCGATGCCTGTCGAAGTAATTTGCAACAACGTTCCTGGAGGGTAAGGCGATGGATCTGGTGGGGGTTTCGGTTTAATTCTAGCAAAGGTCATTTTTCGCCTCCTCTAGCTAAATTCTTGAATCCAGATACTTTGGGATCGAACAGTAGTTTGGCTATCCCTGTTTCTCCATCGCGGTTTTTGCCGACTGCTATTTCCATCAGTGCCCGATCTGATGTATCACTGTGGTAGTATTCGTCTCGATATAGGAGCAGAACTACATCGGCGGTTTGTTCGATGGCTCCTGAATCTCGAATGTCTGACATCATGGGACGTTTGTTATTTCTGGCTTCTACACCCCGATTGAGTTGGGATAAAGCTATAAATGGCACGTCGAATTCTTTGGCTAGGGCTTTGCAGCCTTTGGCGATTTCGTCTAGTTCCTGGACTCGGTTGGCTGAACTATTTCCTAACAGTTGCAGGTAATCTAGAACTACTAGTCCGACTGAACCTGCTTCGCTAAGTGTCTTTTGCAGTTGACCTCTCATGTGGCTGATGGTGGGATTGGTGGTGGAGTCAATTCTTAGTTGGCTTTGACTAAGTAGCCCTACGGCTTGGGCTAAACTGTGCCACTCCGAGTCAAGGATTTTGTGGTTGAGTAGTCTAGATGCATCTAGTCCAGAAACGTGGGCTACAAAGCGGCATAATAGCTTGTCTCGGCTCATCTCGGCGCTAAAGAATACTACTGGTTGTTTTTTGACTACGGCGACTTGGTGAGCCAAATAGACCCCTACTTGAGTTTTGCCCATTGAGGGGCGACCTGCGATGATGGTTAAGTCTCCTCTTCGCAGTCCACCAATTAGGGCATCTAGGTCGTACAGTCCGGTGGGCAGTAAGGGTGGCTCGTCGGCTCGTTCCCATTGGCTGTATAGTTCCATCAGGGCATCGCCGACTGGGTAGGCTCCTTCGTCAATTTTGGTATTTTTGGCTCCAATGGTATAAACTAACCGTTCGGCTTCGGCTTGGCATTGGGCTAGTTCGGCTGAGGTTTCGTATCCTAGCAAAGCAATCTGGTTTCCGGTGGCGATGATTTGCCGTCTGATGTATTTGTCTTTGACTAGATGGGCTAGGGCATCAATATTGACCGCGCTCACGGTACGTTCGATTAATTGCGCTATTTTGGCGGTGCCGCCGATTTGCTCTAATAATTGGCGATCGCGCAGCCAGGTGGCGATGTGCATTAAGTCTGTCGGCTGGCATTGCTGGTAAAGAGTACTGGCTGCTCGATAGAGTTGTTGATGGGATGAGATGTAGAACATCTCCGGAGTCAAGATGGAGGCGATGCGAGAGATGGCGTTGGGGTCGAGCAGGATTCCTCCTAGGATTCCCTCTTCGGCATCTATGTTTTGAGGGGGTAAGGCTGGGGTTGAGAAGAACTCGGTGGGGTTTTGGTGTTGGTAAGCTGATGTCATGGGATTTGAGATTTGGGATGGGAGACAAGGGGGAGTCAATTGGCATCTAACAAAGCTTTGAATGCCTCAAGATACTCTCTGGCTTTGGCTTTGGCTTCAATTCCCTCTGGGGTGATGGGAATGGGGATGGTTAGAGGTGTGACGGGAGGGGTATAAGGTCTTGGTGGTTGTTTCTGAATTTTGGTGTGGTAGTCGTCCCATTTGTTCTGAATTTGGGTGTAGTTGCCATCTTTTTCGCGAAGGGC
Proteins encoded:
- the dnaB gene encoding replicative DNA helicase, encoding MTSAYQHQNPTEFFSTPALPPQNIDAEEGILGGILLDPNAISRIASILTPEMFYISSHQQLYRAASTLYQQCQPTDLMHIATWLRDRQLLEQIGGTAKIAQLIERTVSAVNIDALAHLVKDKYIRRQIIATGNQIALLGYETSAELAQCQAEAERLVYTIGAKNTKIDEGAYPVGDALMELYSQWERADEPPLLPTGLYDLDALIGGLRRGDLTIIAGRPSMGKTQVGVYLAHQVAVVKKQPVVFFSAEMSRDKLLCRFVAHVSGLDASRLLNHKILDSEWHSLAQAVGLLSQSQLRIDSTTNPTISHMRGQLQKTLSEAGSVGLVVLDYLQLLGNSSANRVQELDEIAKGCKALAKEFDVPFIALSQLNRGVEARNNKRPMMSDIRDSGAIEQTADVVLLLYRDEYYHSDTSDRALMEIAVGKNRDGETGIAKLLFDPKVSGFKNLARGGEK